Proteins from one Candidatus Niyogibacteria bacterium CG10_big_fil_rev_8_21_14_0_10_46_36 genomic window:
- a CDS encoding oxidoreductase: protein MPSVFPQLFDFWFVVPFLLRVLLGVIFIVHGYPKLFKNFQGTKDFFQSLGLRPAAAWVIFIGALEFFGGIFLIVGLFVQLIALLMAINMFFAIALVARKKGFANGWEFELTLLVISLALFIMGAGIFAIDVPF, encoded by the coding sequence ATGCCAAGCGTATTTCCCCAACTATTTGATTTTTGGTTTGTTGTCCCGTTCTTATTGCGGGTTCTTTTGGGTGTTATCTTTATTGTTCACGGGTATCCTAAATTATTCAAAAACTTTCAAGGCACAAAAGATTTTTTCCAAAGTTTGGGGCTTCGCCCCGCTGCAGCTTGGGTGATTTTCATCGGTGCGCTTGAGTTTTTCGGAGGAATATTTCTTATTGTGGGGCTGTTTGTCCAGCTGATAGCGCTTTTGATGGCAATCAATATGTTTTTTGCGATTGCGTTGGTCGCGCGCAAAAAGGGATTTGCAAACGGCTGGGAGTTTGAGCTTACGCTTCTCGTAATTTCACTTGCACTTTTCATCATGGGTGCGGGCATCTTTGCGATTGATGTTCCGTTCTAA